The Hydra vulgaris chromosome 14, alternate assembly HydraT2T_AEP genome includes the window taaatttgtaaatttacaaactaatatttaactatactcgatttatttttatttttactttcttttagaGTACGGtgatagaaaattatttatccAATGCCTTTATGAATCGAAAACatcttttaataatgatttaaaagtatCAATAGATGTGTTGAATAAATGGAGTCATAACGATCACGATGGAAGTGCCGAAGTTATTGcagagaaatattttataaagaaaaccaCAGAATTTAGAAAAGATCTTTATCGTGAGAAGTTGGAATATAATGACTTGAAAATGCGTGTTGAGAAAACAATGTCAGAAGCCATGGGTTTATATGAAAGAAAACAAtttgataatgcaaaaatattattaatagaagTAGAAAACatgcaaaaagaaaatttaggaGAGAAACATGTAGACACACTTACTACTAAATACTAAATTGCTTTGTGTTtgtataaaagaaaacattttgatgaagcggaaaaaatatttaaagaagtgAATGTTATGCAAAAAGTGGTATTAGAAGAAGACCACGAGgatacaataaaaacaaaatatgggATTGCAATATGTTTATACGACAAAAAGGAATTCAATGGCGCTGAACAGTTATATATAGAAGTTGAAAACGTGCAAATAGGTGTTTTAGGAGAGAAACATGTAGATACACTTAATACTAAACACTGGTTTGCGAGATGCTTATATGAAAAAAAGCAGTTTAATGATGCAGAGAATTTATTCAGAGAGTTAGAAATTACAAGAAAAGAAGTTTTAGGAGAAGAACATACGGACTCAGTAAATTCTAAATACTGGATCGCTAGATGTTTGCATGATAAAAAGCTGTTTGATGAAACGGAAAGGTTATTAAGAGAAATAGAAAtcattcaaaataaagttttaggtGAGAAACATTTAGATACAATAAACACTAAATACTGGATTGCAAGAtgcttatataataaaaaacagttaGATGAcgctgaaaaattatttacagaaGTAGAAAACTTACAAAAAGAAGTTTTAGAAGAAAACCACGAAGATCAACTAAGTACTAAATACTGGTTTGCAAGATACTTATATAATGAAAATCAGTTTGAtgaagcaaaaaagttattgagaGATGTTTATAATATGCGAATGGAACATTTTGGAGATAAACATCTGGATACTCTGAATTCAAAATACTGTATTGGAAGATGTttgtataaaaagaaaaaaattgatgatgctgaaaacttattaatagaagtagaaaaatatcaaaaaattgttttatattcgAAACACGAAGAAACAATGGACACAAAGTTCTGGATAGCAAAATGCTACTTTGAAAATAATCAATTTGACGTTGCAGAAGTATTATTAAGAGAAGTAGAAAACACACAAAAAGAAgtttttggaaataaaagtgAGGAAATATTAAATACTGAATACTGGATTGCGTTGTGCTTATATTGCAAAAAACAATTCGATTACGCAGAAAAACTATTTACTGATGTTGAAAATATGCGAAAAGAAAATTTAGGTGAAAAACACGTGGATACATTAAAATCAAAGTTCTGGATTGCAAGAtgtttttatgacaaaaaacaattcaatgatgcagaaaaaatatttcaagaagtTAAAAATA containing:
- the LOC105849176 gene encoding nephrocystin-3 isoform X4; translation: MQKVVLEEDHEDTIKTKYGIAICLYDKKEFNGAEQLYIEVENVQIGVLGEKHVDTLNTKHWFARCLYEKKQFNDAENLFRELEITRKEVLGEEHTDSVNSKYWIARCLHDKKLFDETERLLREIEIIQNKVLGEKHLDTINTKYWIARCLYNKKQLDDAEKLFTEVENLQKEVLEENHEDQLSTKYWFARYLYNENQFDEAKKLLRDVYNMRMEHFGDKHLDTLNSKYCIGRCLYKKKKIDDAENLLIEVEKYQKIVLYSKHEETMDTKFWIAKCYFENNQFDVAEVLLREVENTQKEVFGNKSEEILNTEYWIALCLYCKKQFDYAEKLFTDVENMRKENLGEKHVDTLKSKFWIARCFYDKKQFNDAEKIFQEVKNMQEEVLGIKDAETLIAKYWIARCLFDKKQINNAQILFKETENLQKEVLGDEHADTLNSKYWIARCLYEEKQFDATEILLKEVETLQNKVLGMKHVNSLITKYWIARSLYEKKQFDEAEKVFSDLENMQNEILGVKHVDALNTKYWIARCLYDRSEFDDAEKLLKEVETMQEEILGKENANTLYTKYWIAKCIDEKRFK